The Streptomyces sp. R28 region TCGACGGGGAGCGGGGCGCCTGTGAAGGTGCCGTCGGCCGCGCGGAAGCGGTAGGCGGTGCCGAAGCGCTCGGCACCCGTCTCCTGAGACAGGCCGCCGATGGACGCGTACCCGTGGTTCTGCACGAGCAACACCTTGATCGCCACGCCCTCCTGCACGGCCGTCACGATCTCCGTCGGCATCATCAGATAGGTGCCGTCACCCACCAGCGCCCACACGGGCCGGTCCGGGGCGGCCATCTTCACGCCGATCGCGGCCGGGATCTCGTAGCCCATGCAGGAGTAGCCGTACTCCAGGTGGTACTGGTCGCGCGAGCGCGCCCGCCACAGCTTGTGCAGGTCGCCGGGGAGGGAGCCGGCCGCGTTGATGATCACGTCGGACTCGTCGACGATCGCGTCCAGCGCGCCCAGCACCTGCGGCTGCGTCGGCCGTACGTCCGGCTCGTCGGCCTCGTAGCAGGCGTCGACGCGGTGCTCCCAGCGGTCCTTGTCCTCGGTGTACTCGGTGACGTAGGAGTCGGCGACCCGGTGATCGTGGATCTCCAGCGCCTGGGTCAGCTCCTCCAGGCCCGAGCGCGCGTCCGCGATCAGCGGCATTCCGGCGAGCTTGTGGCCGTCGAAGGGCGCGATGTTGAGGTTGAGGAAGCGGACGCCCTCGCCGGTGAAGAGGGTGCCGGAGGCGGTGGTGAAGTCGGTGTGGCGCGTGCCGACGCCGATCACCAGGTCGGCGGTGCGGGCGAGTTCGTCCGCGGTGGCGGTGCCGGTGTGGCCGATGCCGCCGACGTCCTGGGGGTGGTCGAAGCGCAGGGAGCCCTTGCCGGCCTGTGTGGAGGCGACGGGGATGCGGGTGGCCTCCGCGAACTCGGCGAGCGCCTCCTCGGCGCGGCTGTGGTGGACGCCACCGCCCGCGATGACCAGGGGCCGCCTCGCCGCGCGGATCACCCGTACGGCCTCGGCGAGTTCGGTCGGGTCGGCGCCCGGCCGGCGGACCACCCAGGTGCGCTCGGCGAACAGGTCGTCGGGCCAGTCGTACGCCTCGACCTGCACGTCCTGCGGGAGCGCCAGCGTCACGGCGCCGGTCTCGACGGGGTCCGTCAGCACCCGCATGGCGTTCAGGGCGGAGGGGATCAGAGCTTCCGGCCGGGTGATCCGGTCGAAGTACTTCGACACCGGGCGCAGACAGTCGTTGACCGACACATCGCCCGCGTACGGCACTTCGAGCTGCTGGAGGACCGGATCGGCGGGGCGGGTGGCGAAGACGTCGCCGGGGAGGAGCAGGACCGGGAGGTGGTTGATGGTCGCGAGGGCGGCGCCGGTGACGAGGTTGGTCGCGCCGGGGCCGATCGAGGTGGTCACCGCGTGTGTGGAGAGGCGGTTGGACTGCCGGGCGTAGCCGACCGCCGCGTGCACCATCGCCTGTTCGTTGCGGCCCTGGTGGTACGGCATGACGTCGGTGTACTCGACGAGCGCCTGGCCGATCCCGGCCACGTTTCCATGGCCGAAGATGCCCCAGGTGGCGCCGATCAGACGCTGCCGTACACCGTCACGCTCGGTGTACTGGGCGGACAGGAAGCGGACGAGCGCCTGTGCGACCGTGAGCCTCGTCGTTGAGGTCATCGGGAACCCTCCGTGTGGTTCGGGCGGAAGCAGATCCGCCACTCCCGTACGGCTCCGCCGCCCGGTACGACTCGACGGCCGCCCGGTGGAACTCGACGGCCCGGGTCAAGGACCTCCGGCGCGGGGCCGTAGCGGGCGGGGAGTCTTCGCTCGCACTTCGCTCCTGCCAAAGCAAAGCGGCGACCCGCGCCGGAGGCGTTCTGTGCGCCGGCGCTCCGCGGGGAGCGCCGACGTGGAACTACGGGACGTTCATCTACGGGTCGTTCCTGTACGGGCCGTTCACGTACGGGCCGTACGTCGTCGGCCACGTCCGCGCGACCGAGCCGCGGGGCGACGCAGCCTCGTGGCCCTGGAAGGCGGAACGTACGGCTCGTGGTCATGGGACCTCACAGCAGTCCTACGGCAGTGTCCACCGCGGCGGCAACGTCCCCGTCCGCCGGGTAGAGCAGCGAACGGCCGACCACCAGGCCCCGCACGGTGGGAAGTTGGAGGGCGCCGCGCCACTTCTCGTAGGCCCCGTCCTGGTCGTCGCCGACCTCGCCGCCGAGCAGGACGGCGGGCAGCGTGGAGGTCGCCATGACCTCGGCCATGTCGTCGGGGTTGTCGGTGACCGGCACCTTCAGCCAGGTGTAGGCGGAGGTGCCGCCCAGACCGGAGGAGATGGCGATGGACTTGGTGACGGCCTCGGCGGACAGGTCGTTCCTGACCTTGCCCTCGGGGGTGCGGTAGCTGATGAAGGGCTCGACGAACACCGGGAGCCGGCGCTCGGCCATCTCGTCGATGGCGCGGGCGGTGGACTCCATGGTGGTGAGGGAGCCCGGGTCGTCGTAGTCGATGCGCAGGAGCAGCTTGCCGGCGTCGAAGCCGAGGCGCTGGATGTCCTCGGGGCGGTGGCCGGTGAAGCGGTCGTCGAGTTCGAAGCTCGCGCCCTGGAGGCCGCCGCGGTTCATGGAGCCCATGACGACCTTGCCGTCGAGGGCGCCGAGCAGCAGCAGGTCGTCGAGGATGTCGGCGGTCGCGAGGACGCCGTCGACGCCGGGGCGGGACAGCGCGAGGCAGAGGCGTTCGAGCAGGTTGGCGCGGTTGGCCATGGCGAGCCCCCGGTCGCCGACGCCGAGGGCGCCGCGGGCCGGGTGGTCGGCGGCGACGATCATCAGCCGGCCGGAGTCCCCGAGGAGGGTCCGCCGGGTGCGGCGGGCGGCGGCCTCCGCGATCGCCTCGGGATGCCGGGTGCGGATGCGGACGAGTTCCGCGATGTCGACGCTCACTTGACGGCCCCCGCGGCGATCGCGGCCTCGATCTCGTCGGGCGTCGGCATCGCGGAGGAGCACTCCAGGCGGGAGGCGACGATGGCGCCGGCGGCGTTGGCGTACCGCATGATCTTCTCCAGGTCCCAGCCTTCGAGCAGACCGTGGCAGAGGGAGCCGCCGAAGGCGTCACCGGCGCCGAGGCCGTTGAGGACGTTCACCGGCAGGGGCGGGACCTCGGCCTGGTCGCCCTTGCTGTTGACGGCGAGGACGCCCTTGGGGCCCTGCTTGACGACGGCGATCTCGACGCCGGCGTCGAGGAGGGCGCGGGCGGCGGCATGGGGCTCGCGGACGCCGGTGGCGACCTCCACCTCGTCCAGGTTGCCGACCGCGACGGTGGTGTGCTTGAGCGCCTCCGCGTAGAAGGGGCGGGCCGCGTCCGGGTCGCTCCAGAACATGGGGCGCCAGTCGAGGTCGAAGACCGTCGCAGCGGACTTGGCGCGGTGGGCGAGGGCCGCGAGCGTCGCCGTACGGCTGGGCTCCTCGCTCAGGCCGGTGCCGGTGATCCAGAAGATCCGGGCGTCGCGGATGGCGTCGAGGTCGAGCTCGTGGGCGTCGATCTCCAGGTCCGGGGCCTTGGGCCGACGGTAGAAGTACAGCGGGAAGTCGTCCGGCGGGAAGACCTCGCAGAAGGTGACCGGGGTGGGCAGGCCCGCAACCGGGGTCACCCAGCGGTCGTCGACGCCGAAGCCCTGGAGGGCGTCGTGGAGGTAGGTGCCGAAGGGGTCGTCGCCGGTGCGGGTGATCACCGCGGTACGGCGTCCCAGGCGGGCCGCGGCGACCGCGACGTTGGTCGCCGAGCCGCCGAGGAACTTGCCGAAGGACGTGACCTGCGGCAGCGGGACGCCGGTCTGCAGCGGGTAGAGGTCCACTCCGATGCGCCCCATGGTGATCACGTCGTACGCCATCGCGTTCCCTTCGTATCGGCTCTTCCGGCTTTGTAGTCCGAGGCACACAGCCCTGTCAATGTTTTGTCCAGACATTCGGACGAGACCTTGACAGCGCTTGCCACGCGTGCCGAAGCTGAGCGCCATGACGTCGTTGTCACCTCAGCCCTCACTGTCCCGCATCCGCATCGGGTCGGCTCCCGACTCGTGGGGCGTCTGGTTCCCCGACGACCCCGCCCAGGTCCCCTGGCAGCGCTTCCTCGACGAGGTCGCCGAGTCCGGCTACGAGTGGATCGAGCTGGGCCCTTACGGGTACCTGCCGACCGATCCCGCCGTCCTCGCCGAGGAGACGGCCAAGCGTGGCCTGAAGGTGTCGGCCGGGACGGTGTTCACGGGGCTGCACCACGGTGCGGCCGTGTGGGAGAAGACGTGGGCGCACGTCGCGGACAACGCGGTGCTCGCGCAGGCGATGGGGGCGAAGCACCTGGTCGTCATCCCGTCCTTCTGGCGGGACGACAAGACCGGTGAGGTGCTGGAGCCGAGCTCTTTGACGGCCGACCAGTGGCGGAACCTGACCTCGCTGACCGAGCGGCTGGGGCGGGAGGTGCGTGAGCGGTACGGGTTGCGGATCGTCGTCCATCCGCATGCCGACACGCACATCGACAGCGAGGAGAACGTCGTCCGGTTCCTGGACGGGACCGACTCCGACCTGGTGTCGCTGTGCCTGGACACGGGGCACTACGCGTACTGCGGCGGGGACAGCGTCAAGCTGATCGAGACGTACGGTTCGCGGATCGGGTATCTGCATCTGAAGCAGGTGGATCCGGAGATCCTTGCCGACGTGCGCGCCAAGGAGACGCCGTTCGGGCCGGCGGTGGCTCAGGGTGTGATGTGTGAGCCGCCGGGTGGGGTGCCTGCGTTGGGGCCGGTGCTGGAGGCTGCGCAGCGGCTGGATGTTGATTTGTTCGCGATTGTCGAGCAGGACATGTATCCGTGTGAGCCGGATGCTCCGCTGCCGATCGCTCGGCGGACGCGGGCCTTCTTGAGGTCGTGCGGGGCCTGAGGGGCCTGAGGGGCGCCTACTGATCTGCCGAGTTCCTTGAGGGGCGAGTGCGGGTGTGCGGGGGCTGGTCGCGCAGTTCCCCGCGCCCCTGGGGGCGATGCAGCATGGGGAAATGACAAGTCCCGTGTATGTCCGGTCGGGGCACGGGCCCTGAGGCTCGTGGGAGGTGGCCCTTGCTGCGCCCCACCCTCGGCTGCGGCCCTGCGTGGCGGCGGCTGGAGGTGCCGATCGGGGCGGTGAACTCGCCGCCGCACTGGCCGCGTTGCCGAGCTGGGCGGAGCGGTTCGGGCTGCTGGACGACGTGTTCGCGCGCTGGTCGCAGGCGGGTACGCCCTGTTCGGCCCGGGTGGTGCGAGCCTGGGCGGAGTTGGTGCGCACGGGTGGGGCGGTGCCGGCACGGCGGCTCGCCGAGGACGTGGGGTGGAGCGTACGGCACCTGGAGAACCGCTTCCGGGAGCAGATCGGGCTGGGCCCGAAGGCGGCGGCCCGTGTACTGCGGCTGCAACGGGCCCGCAGGCTGCTGGCGGCCGGGCGGGGGCAGGCGGAGACGGCTGCGGCGTGCGGGTTCTATGACCAGGCGCATCTGAGCGGCGAGTTCAAGGCGATGACGGGGTGCACGCCGCGCGAGTTCACGGCGGCGCGACGGGTGCCGGTGCCGGTCGTCGGCGCGCCGGCGTCGGACCGGCTGGCGGGTGAGGCGACGAGTCTCGTCCTCGCTTCCGGCCGCAGTGCGCATTTCTCCAAGACCCGCGAGCTTGGCTGAATGCAGGCTGTGGCCCTCGGCGAGGCCAGCCACAGGAGGCGGGGGAGCTGGTGGGCCGGGCCCGACGCAGCGGGTCCGGCCCACCGTCGCGTTGGGTCCACCGTGGCGTTGGGTCCACCGTTCCGGTGTGCCCGTGTGCCCCTGTGGCGTTCGTCCTGCGGCCGAGGCGGTGTCTGTCAACGCGCCGCGCCCATGCAGCCGCGCCCGTCTTTGCGGCACCTGTGTCACAAACGCACGCTTCCTGTCACGCATGTCGCATGTACGCGGACCTTGCGTCACACCCGATGCACAGGCCCTTTCCCCTCCTCGAACCGCGTCGTTCACGGGGCACAGGCTTTGTGATCGCCAGCGCAGCGCACGGTCCCCCCGACGACCGCACCTGGTCGCCGCCGCGGCGCGCGCAGGGAGGTGCAACTGATGACCGACCAAGGGCTCTGGTCCTACAAGGAGATCGCTGCGCATATCAAGGTGCAGCCGGACACCGTGCGGTCGTACCGCAAGCACGGGTTGCTGCCGCCGCCGGACCAGGTGGAGGGCGGCAAGCCTTTCTGGTACGCGGATACCGTGCGGGCCTGGGTGGAGTCCCGGCCGCGGAACCGAGGGCGCAGATTGGACTGACCTCCCCGCCCTCCGTACCTCCCGGACCTCTGGAAAACGAGGTGTGCCCCTCCGGTTGGGTGGGGCACAGTCGCTCTCCATGAGCGATTTCTCCGTGAAACCTGTCCTCAACGGCGAGCGGGCGCTGTTGCGTCCCTTCATGGAAGAAGACGTGCCCGTGATGGCGCGCATCCTGTCCGACCCCGAGGTGATACGGCTCACCGGCAGCCCGGACGAGGAGTTCGGACTGGACCAACTGCGCGCCTGGTACGGGAGCCGGAACGACCAGACCGACCGGCTCGACCTCGGCATCGTGGACCGGGCGAGCGGAGAACTCGTCGGCGAGGCCGTCCTGAACGACTGGGACGAGCCCAACCGCAACTGCAGCTTCCGCATCCTGATCGGCCCCGGCGGACGCGACCGCGGCCTGGGCACGGAAGCCGTCAGGCTGATGGTGGGCCACGCCTTCGAGCAACTCGGACTGCACCGCGTCTCGTTGCACGTCCTGGCCCACAACCCCCGGGCCCGGCGCGCCTACGAGAAGGCCGGGTTCGCCGCCGAGGGGGTCAACCGGCAGTCGGTGTGGCAGTGGCAGTCGGACGAGTGGATCGACGAGGTGCAGATGTCGATCCTCGCCCCCGAGTGGGCCACTCACCGCGGTCACCCCGACGCCGCCCTCAGCTCGACGGCGGAATGAACGTCAGCTCCACGGCTCGATGACGGTCACCCCCGCCCCCGGTGCCGTCCCGATCGCCGCCAGCGCCTGCGGCACCGCCTCCAGCGGGATCGTCGACGTCACCAGCAGATCCGGGCGCAGCACACCCGCCCGCACCAGCTCCAGCATCGGCGGGTAGGTGTGCGCCGCCATGCCGTGGCTGCCCAGGAGTTCGAGTTCGAGGGCGATCGCGCGGGCCATGGGGACGGGGGTGGTGCCGGACGTCGAGGGCAGCAGGCCCACCTGGACGTGCCGGCCCCGGCGGCGCAGGCCGTTGACGGAGGCGGCGCAGGTGGTGGGTGAGCCGAGGGCGTCCAGGGAGAGGTGGGCGCCGCCGGCGGTCAGGGCGTGGATCGCCGCCGCCGTGTCCGGTGTGCCGGACGCGTCCACGCACTCCGCCGCCCCGAACTTCCGCGCCAGGTCCAGGGCCTGCGCCGAGACGTCCACCGCGACGACCCGCGCACCCGACGCCGCCGCGATCATCACCGCCGACAGGCCCACCCCGCCGCAGCCGTGCACCGCGACCCACTCCCCCGCCGCCACCCGGCCCTGCTGCACGACCGCCCGGAACGCGGTGGCGAACCGGCAGCCGAGTGAGGCGGCGGTCGCGAAGGACATCTCCTCAGGGACGGCGACGAGGTTGACGTCGGCGTGGTCCAGCGCCACGTACTGGGCGAAGGAGCCCCAGTGGGTGAAGCCGGGCTGGGTCTGGCGTTCGCACACCTGCTGGTCGCCCGCCGCACACGCCCCGCAGCTGCCGCAGGCGCACACGAAGGGCACGGTGACCCGGTCGCCGGGGCCCCATCGCGTCACCCGGTCGCCCACCGCTTCGACGACACCGGCGAGTTCATGGCCCGGCACATGGGGCAGCGTGATGTCCGGGTCGTGGCCCTGCCAGCCGTGCCAGTCGCTGCGGCACAGCCCGGTCGCCTCGACGCGCACGGTCACTCCGTGGGGGGCGGGGC contains the following coding sequences:
- the iolC gene encoding 5-dehydro-2-deoxygluconokinase yields the protein MAYDVITMGRIGVDLYPLQTGVPLPQVTSFGKFLGGSATNVAVAAARLGRRTAVITRTGDDPFGTYLHDALQGFGVDDRWVTPVAGLPTPVTFCEVFPPDDFPLYFYRRPKAPDLEIDAHELDLDAIRDARIFWITGTGLSEEPSRTATLAALAHRAKSAATVFDLDWRPMFWSDPDAARPFYAEALKHTTVAVGNLDEVEVATGVREPHAAARALLDAGVEIAVVKQGPKGVLAVNSKGDQAEVPPLPVNVLNGLGAGDAFGGSLCHGLLEGWDLEKIMRYANAAGAIVASRLECSSAMPTPDEIEAAIAAGAVK
- a CDS encoding sugar phosphate isomerase/epimerase family protein — translated: MTSLSPQPSLSRIRIGSAPDSWGVWFPDDPAQVPWQRFLDEVAESGYEWIELGPYGYLPTDPAVLAEETAKRGLKVSAGTVFTGLHHGAAVWEKTWAHVADNAVLAQAMGAKHLVVIPSFWRDDKTGEVLEPSSLTADQWRNLTSLTERLGREVRERYGLRIVVHPHADTHIDSEENVVRFLDGTDSDLVSLCLDTGHYAYCGGDSVKLIETYGSRIGYLHLKQVDPEILADVRAKETPFGPAVAQGVMCEPPGGVPALGPVLEAAQRLDVDLFAIVEQDMYPCEPDAPLPIARRTRAFLRSCGA
- a CDS encoding zinc-dependent alcohol dehydrogenase family protein yields the protein MRAVVFERYGEQAEVREVPDPRPAPHGVTVRVEATGLCRSDWHGWQGHDPDITLPHVPGHELAGVVEAVGDRVTRWGPGDRVTVPFVCACGSCGACAAGDQQVCERQTQPGFTHWGSFAQYVALDHADVNLVAVPEEMSFATAASLGCRFATAFRAVVQQGRVAAGEWVAVHGCGGVGLSAVMIAAASGARVVAVDVSAQALDLARKFGAAECVDASGTPDTAAAIHALTAGGAHLSLDALGSPTTCAASVNGLRRRGRHVQVGLLPSTSGTTPVPMARAIALELELLGSHGMAAHTYPPMLELVRAGVLRPDLLVTSTIPLEAVPQALAAIGTAPGAGVTVIEPWS
- a CDS encoding helix-turn-helix transcriptional regulator; this encodes MTDQGLWSYKEIAAHIKVQPDTVRSYRKHGLLPPPDQVEGGKPFWYADTVRAWVESRPRNRGRRLD
- the iolD gene encoding 3D-(3,5/4)-trihydroxycyclohexane-1,2-dione acylhydrolase (decyclizing), producing the protein MTSTTRLTVAQALVRFLSAQYTERDGVRQRLIGATWGIFGHGNVAGIGQALVEYTDVMPYHQGRNEQAMVHAAVGYARQSNRLSTHAVTTSIGPGATNLVTGAALATINHLPVLLLPGDVFATRPADPVLQQLEVPYAGDVSVNDCLRPVSKYFDRITRPEALIPSALNAMRVLTDPVETGAVTLALPQDVQVEAYDWPDDLFAERTWVVRRPGADPTELAEAVRVIRAARRPLVIAGGGVHHSRAEEALAEFAEATRIPVASTQAGKGSLRFDHPQDVGGIGHTGTATADELARTADLVIGVGTRHTDFTTASGTLFTGEGVRFLNLNIAPFDGHKLAGMPLIADARSGLEELTQALEIHDHRVADSYVTEYTEDKDRWEHRVDACYEADEPDVRPTQPQVLGALDAIVDESDVIINAAGSLPGDLHKLWRARSRDQYHLEYGYSCMGYEIPAAIGVKMAAPDRPVWALVGDGTYLMMPTEIVTAVQEGVAIKVLLVQNHGYASIGGLSQETGAERFGTAYRFRAADGTFTGAPLPVDLAANAASLGMRVLRAKTVGDLREALAEARAADTPTCVYVETETADTVSGPPPAHAWWDVPVAETATRPSAVKARELYERHVSTRRRHL
- a CDS encoding deoxyribose-phosphate aldolase, encoding MSVDIAELVRIRTRHPEAIAEAAARRTRRTLLGDSGRLMIVAADHPARGALGVGDRGLAMANRANLLERLCLALSRPGVDGVLATADILDDLLLLGALDGKVVMGSMNRGGLQGASFELDDRFTGHRPEDIQRLGFDAGKLLLRIDYDDPGSLTTMESTARAIDEMAERRLPVFVEPFISYRTPEGKVRNDLSAEAVTKSIAISSGLGGTSAYTWLKVPVTDNPDDMAEVMATSTLPAVLLGGEVGDDQDGAYEKWRGALQLPTVRGLVVGRSLLYPADGDVAAAVDTAVGLL
- a CDS encoding GNAT family N-acetyltransferase, giving the protein MSDFSVKPVLNGERALLRPFMEEDVPVMARILSDPEVIRLTGSPDEEFGLDQLRAWYGSRNDQTDRLDLGIVDRASGELVGEAVLNDWDEPNRNCSFRILIGPGGRDRGLGTEAVRLMVGHAFEQLGLHRVSLHVLAHNPRARRAYEKAGFAAEGVNRQSVWQWQSDEWIDEVQMSILAPEWATHRGHPDAALSSTAE